The following proteins come from a genomic window of Gossypium raimondii isolate GPD5lz chromosome 5, ASM2569854v1, whole genome shotgun sequence:
- the LOC105765817 gene encoding protein VAC14 homolog has product MADAFSVIPASVLRNLSDKLYEKRKNAALEIEGIVKQLASSGDHEKISAVIKLLATEFTGSPQANHRKGGLIGLAAATVGLSSEAAQHLEQIVPPVLSSFSDQDSRVRYYACEALYNIAKVVRGDFIIFFNKIFDALCKLSADSDANVQSAAHLLDRLVKDIVTESDQFSIEEFIPLLRERMNVLNPYVRQFLVGWITVLDSVPDIDMLGFLPDFLDGLFNMLSDSSREIRQQADSALSEFLLEIKNSPSVDYGRMAEILVQRAAALDEFTRLTAITWINEFVKLGGDQLFPYYADILGAILPCISDKEEKIRVVARETNEALRSIEANPTENFDVGGILSIARRQLDSEWEATRIEALHWISTLLNRHRAEVLCFLNDIFDTLLKALSDSSDEVVLLVLDIHACIAQDPPHFRQLVVFLVHNFRIDHSLLERRGALIIRRLCVLLDAERVYRELSTILEGEADLDFACVMVQALNLILLTSSELSELRELLKQSLVNAAGKDLFVSLYASWCHSPMAIISLCLLAQTYQHACAVIQSLVEEDINAKFLVQLDKLIRLLETPVFAYLRLQLLEPRQYIWLLKALYGLLMLLPQQSSAFKVLRRRLKTVPSYSFDGGNLKRAASGNPYSQILHHSGSQITEDGDIDQDNGNLQNGINFASLQQFKQMQQQHHMLAKSRAQSRNSSTSFLKEGPK; this is encoded by the exons ATGGCCGACGCGTTCTCCGTGATTCCTGCCTCCGTCCTTCGTAATCTCTCCGACAAGCTGTACGAGAAGCGCAAGAATGCGGCCCTAGAG ATTGAAGGAATTGTGAAACAGCTGGCTTCATCGGGAGATCACGAGAAGATATCGGCGGTGATCAAGTTATTAGCTACTGAATTTACCGGCTCACCACAAGCCAATCACCGTAAG GGAGGATTGATAGGTTTAGCTGCCGCCACTGTTGGGTTGAGTTCCGAAGCTGCCCAACATCTTGAG CAAATTGTGCCACCAGTGCTTAGTTCTTTTTCTGACCAAGATAGCAGAGTTCGTTATTATGCTTGTGAAGCTCTATATAACATTGCAAAG GTTGTCCGAGGagattttattatattctttaataAGATATTTGATGCTTTATGCAAGCTTTCTGCTGATTCAGATGCCAACGTACAGAGTGCTGCTCACCTTTTAGATAGGCTTGTGAAG GACATTGTTACTGAAAGTGATCAGTTCAG TATTGAAGAATTTATACCATTGTTGAGAGAGCGCATGAATGTCCTAAACCCCTATGTCCGTCAGTTTTTGGTTGGATGGATAACTGTACTGGATAGTGTTCCAGACATTGACATGTTGGGTTTCCTCCCTGATTTTCTTGATG GTTTGTTTAATATGTTAAGTGATTCTAGTCGTGAAATACGGCAGCAAGCTGATTCAGCACTTTCAGAGTTTCTCCTAGAGATTAAGAACTCTCCA TCTGTAGATTATGGTCGCATGGCTGAAATATTGGTGCAAAGGGCAGCTGCTCTTGATGAATTCACTCGATTAACAGCCATCACTTGG ATAAATGAGTTCGTAAAACTTGGTGGAGACCAGCTTTTTCCCTACTATGCTGACATACTGGGAGCCATTCTCCCCTGCATATCTgataaagaagagaaaattagagTG GTTGCTCGTGAAACCAATGAAGCACTTCGTTCAATTGAGGCTAATCCAACAGAAAACTTTGATGTGGGTGGCATTCTCTCGATTGCGAGGAG GCAACTGGATAGTGAGTGGGAAGCTACCAGAATTGAAGCATTGCACTGGATATCAACCCTTTTAAACAGACATCGTGCTGAG GTCCTGTGTTTTCTAAACGACATATTTGACACCCTGTTGAAAGCTCTATCTGACTCTTCTGATGAG GTGGTGCTCCTGGTTCTTGACATTCACGCTTGCATTGCACAAGATCCCCCACATTTCCGCCAACTTGTTGTTTTTCTGGTGCATAATTTCCGGATTGATCATTCTCTTCTGGAGAG GCGTGGTGCTTTAATAATCCGTAGACTTTGTGTTCTCCTGGATGCTGAAAGGGTTTATCGTGAGCTATCCACCATACTAGAGGGAGAAGCAGACCTAGATTTTGCCTGCGTTATGGTTCAG GCTTTGAATTTAATTCTACTCACTTCTTCTGAGCTATCTGAGCTTCGGGAACTTTTGAAACAGTCACTTGTTAATGCTGCTGGAAAagatttatttgtttctttgtaTGCATCATGGTGCCATTCACCCATGGCAATCATTAGTCTCTGTTTATTAGCTCAG ACGTACCAACATGCATGTGCTGTGATTCAGTCCCTGGTTGAGGAAGATATTAATGCCAAATTCTTGGTCCAGCTTGATAAGTTGATTCGCTTGCTCGAAACTCCAGTCTTCGCTTATCTAAGATTGCAG CTTCTTGAACCCAGACAATACATATGGTTGCTTAAAGCATTATATGGTCTTTTGATGCTGCTTCCACAG CAAAGTTCTGCATTCAAGGTTTTGCGAAGACGTTTAAAAACTGTGCCATCATACTCTTTCGATGGTGGTAATCTCAAACGAGCAGCTTCAGGCAACCCTTACTCTCAAATTTTACATCATAGTGGATCACAAATTACCGAGGATGGTGATATAGACCAAGATAATGGGAATTTACAGAATGGAATTAACTTTGCTTCATTGCAACAGTTTAAGCAAATGCAGCAACAACACCATATGCTTGCAAAATCACGAGCACAATCACGAAACAGTTCCACTTCATTTTTGAAG GAGGGCCCAAAGTAG